One window of Amaranthus tricolor cultivar Red isolate AtriRed21 chromosome 13, ASM2621246v1, whole genome shotgun sequence genomic DNA carries:
- the LOC130797605 gene encoding lysine-specific demethylase JMJ29-like, which produces METESEMNPNSTICLNEQESVHTLKLMSEKKGPKPSEKPPEIDGKLLEIDGKLPGKTAHSQGEKDGESLPVKKKRGRPKLVRNEVKEVEAGEMLPENTSHLQGEKDGKLMPVKKKRGRPKLVRNEAKEAETVETVPEKAVHRQGENDGSLMSVKKKRGRPKLVRNDEKPAKKRGRKPKIASNGGQNVTNIEKQNVGFDDRVKTEDGLLSNVSGDVDIGEKMECPEGVCENASENISNGRATRGMGSSVRRKKVSNEDGIENPGNNCHQCKRNDKGRTVPCNTCKRKRFCIPCITNWYPNKTEEYFAESCPVCRGNCNCKACLRLEGLIRVMLGNQKLHFREDDEKKHSLYLLQAVFPYLKQFNEEQMTEKEEEARIRGVPSCEVNVEPIECPLDERMFCNCCKTSIVDMHRTCPQCSYDLCLACCREVRDGNLRGCSEDVVMEFVDRGSSYLHGGEPEVVENDDIYEDSELLNDSESLKNVNIPDGSETLEKDKVFDAVGVDGGSEPLKNENVSGHLNNDKNDNEPGLLEWKLKEDGSLPCPPKRLGGCGSGVLELRRMFQIDVSELLKKADKLLGTCKTDSLHVIGSRGCSCSSSMGDESSGNGNSRKAASREDSDDNYLFSPAAIDIQNKDLEHFQSHWARAEPIIVRDVLETTSGLSWEPMVMWRAFRQLKHPKHARHLDVRAINCLNWCELDINIHKFFSGYTECQVDPVFKWPLLLKLKDWPPSTEFDVHLPRHGAEFIQALPFKEYTHPKSGILNLASKLPNESLKPDLGPKTYIAYGIAQELGRGDSVTKLHCDMSDAVNILTHTAEVKVRAQTQRKIRSLKRKHIAQDLKEIYGKSPSANDNKHATDLASSHFQSSACTSNTCGPENVTDNGRERLQVGHSEVKQEHSTLPEVKDNSTAFPREIVSGSEYVEPAHCGKKEHDAVKGTVDGVKAEISGSENQEKTRSDTNSKVGEEQYDDSREIFGDEEVSAKLLTEDKINDDVTVEFKSDACKKRGRKRKRGAIEVSSKKVQRTMKGTNASKHLLTAEPISDGDLDETVEVVESLEGAALWDIFRRQDTPKLQEYLKRHHKEFRHIFGSLVQQVVHPIHDQTFYLTEDHKRKLKEEYGVEPWTFLQNLGEAVFIPAGCPHQVRNLKSCIKVAMDFVSPENVPECVRLTEEFRVLPPNHRAKEDKLEVKKMTLYAVKKALEDLESKHLL; this is translated from the coding sequence ATGGAAACCGAATCAGAAATGAACCCTAATTCCACAATTTGTTTGAACGAACAAGAATCGGTTCATACTTTGAAGTTGATGTCTGAGAAAAAGGGTCCTAAACCGTCCGAAAAACCACCGGAAATTGACGGAAAACTGCTGGAAATAGACGGAAAACTGCCGGGAAAAACTGCCCATTCTCAAGGGGAGAAGGATGGAGAATCATTGCCTGTGAAGAAGAAACGTGGTCGTCCGAAACTGGTGAGAAACGAGGTAAAAGAGGTAGAAGCTGGAGAAATGCTACCTGAAAATACTTCCCATCTTCAAGGGGAGAAGGATGGGAAATTGATGCCTGTGAAGAAGAAACGTGGTCGGCCGAAATTGGTGAGGAATGAGGCAAAAGAGGCAGAAACTGTTGAAACGGTGCCGGAAAAAGCTGTCCATCGTCAAGGGGAGAATGATGGGAGTTTGATGTCTGTGAAAAAGAAACGTGGAAGGCCGAAACTTGTGAGAAACGACGAGAAACCTGCAAAGAAGCGCGGTCGAAAGCCTAAGATAGCTAGCAATGGAGGACAGAATGTGACTAatattgaaaaacaaaatgtaGGTTTTGATGACAGAGTTAAAACTGAAGACGGGTTGTTGAGTAATGTATCAGGGGATGTTGATATTGGTGAAAAAATGGAATGCCCGGAAGGTGTGTGTGAAAATGCTTCAGAGAATATTAGTAATGGTAGAGCAACTAGGGGAATGGGTAGTTCAGTTAGGCGTAAGAAGGTTTCGAATGAAgatggaattgaaaatcctgGGAATAATTGTCATCAATGTAAAAGGAATGATAAAGGAAGAACTGTTCCCTGCAATACATGCAAAAGGAAAAGATTTTGCATACCTTGCATTACTAATTGGTATCCGAATAAGACAGAGGAGTATTTTGCTGAATCTTGTCCTGTTTGTCGTGGGAATTGTAACTGTAAAGCTTGTCTTAGGTTAGAAGGGTTGATTAGAGTAATGTTAGGGAATCAGAAGTTACATTTTAGAGAAGATGATGAGAAAAAACACTCTTTGTATTTGTTGCAAGCAGTTTTTCCTTACTTGAAGCAGTTTAATGAAGAGCAGATGACGGAGAAAGAGGAGGAAGCTCGAATTCGAGGAGTTCCGTCATGTGAGGTAAATGTTGAACCTATTGAATGTCCTCTTGATGAACGTATGTTTTGTAATTGCTGTAAAACTTCCATTGTTGATATGCATAGAACGTGTCCACAATGTTCTTATGATTTATGCCTTGCTTGTTGTCGAGAAGTTCGGGATGGTAATCTTAGAGGATGTAGTGAGGATGTTGTTATGGAATTTGTGGATAGAGGATCTAGTTACTTGCATGGAGGAGAACCAGAAGTTGTAGAAAATGATGACATTTATGAGGATTCTGAACTTTTGAATGACTCAGAATCTTTGAAGAATGTGAACATTCCTGATGGTTCAGAAACTTTAGAAAAAGACAAGGTTTTTGATGCTGTTGGCGTGGATGGTGGTTCAGAACCTTTGAAAAATGAGAATGTTTCAGGGCATTTGAACAATGACAAAAATGACAACGAACCCGGGTTATTAGAATGGAAATTAAAAGAAGATGGTAGCCTACCTTGCCCTCCTAAGAGACTAGGTGGTTGTGGCAGTGGGGTGTTAGAATTAAGACGTATGTTCCAGATAGATGTTTCAGAGTTGTTAAAGAAAGCTGATAAACTACTAGGAACCTGCAAAACTGATAGCCTGCATGTAATTGGCTCAAGAGGTTGTTCTTGCAGCAGTTCTATGGGTGACGAATCTTCGGGAAATGGTAATTCGAGGAAAGCAGCTTCCCGAGAAGATTCTGATGACAACTACTTGTTTTCCCCCGCTGCCATTGACATTCAAAATAAGGATTTGGAACATTTTCAGTCGCATTGGGCCAGGGCAGAGCCTATTATTGTCAGAGATGTGCTGGAGACCACGAGTGGTTTGAGTTGGGAACCGATGGTTATGTGGCGTGCTTTTCGACAATTGAAACATCCAAAACATGCTAGGCATTTGGATGTAAGGGCAATCAATTGTCTGAATTGGTGTGAGCTAGACATCAACATTCATAAATTCTTCAGCGGGTATACAGAGTGTCAAGTTGATCCCGTCTTTAAGTGGCCTTTGTTGTTGAAGTTAAAGGACTGGCCACCATCAACCGAATTTGATGTGCATTTACCGAGACATGGTGCAGAGTTTATTCAGGCTTTGCCATTTAAAGAGTACACACACCCCAAAAGTGGCATTCTTAATCTTGCTTCCAAGTTACCCAATGAGTCTCTGAAGCCTGATTTGGGACCAAAAACTTACATAGCTTATGGTATTGCACAAGAGCTGGGGCGAGGAGATTCAGTGACTAAACTACACTGTGATATGTCTGATGCAGTGAACATATTGACGCATACTGCAGAAGTAAAGGTCAGAGCTCAAACACAACGGAAGATCAGATCTCTGAAGCGGAAGCACATTGCACAAGATCTCAAAGAGATTTATGGCAAGAGTCCAAGTGCAAACGATAACAAACATGCTACTGATTTGGCATCTAGTCATTTCCAATCTTCTGCTTGCACATCGAATACTTGTGGACCAGAAAATGTAACGGATAATGGCAGAGAACGGCTTCAAGTTGGTCATTCTGAGGTGAAGCAAGAACATTCAACGCTACCAGAGGTGAAAGACAATTCAACGGCTTTTCCGAGGGAGATAGTATCAGGATCAGAATATGTAGAGCCTGCACATTGTGGTAAGAAAGAACATGATGCAGTCAAAGGAACCGTTGATGGGGTGAAGGCAGAGATTTCAGGGTCTGAAAATCAGGAGAAAACTCGTTCTGATACAAATTCAAAGGTTGGAGAGGAGCAATACGATGATAGTAGAGAAATATTTGGTGACGAAGAAGTGAGTGCTAAGTTGCTAACGGAAGATAAAATAAATGATGATGTAACTGTAGAGTTTAAGTCCGATGCTTGCAAAAAGAGAGGTAGAAAAAGGAAAAGGGGAGCTATAGAAGTAAGTTCAAAGAAGGTACAGAGAACAATGAAGGGGACTAATGCATCCAAACATTTGCTGACTGCAGAACCAATCAGCGATGGGGATTTAGACGAAACTGTGGAAGTTGTGGAGTCTCTTGAGGGTGCAGCTTTATGGGATATATTCAGGCGGCAAGACACCCCTAAGTTACAAGAGTACCTTAAACGGCATCATAAGGAATTCAGGCACATATTCGGGTCTCTTGTGCAGCAGGTTGTGCATCCCATTCATGATCAAACATTCTACTTGACTGAAGATCACAAAAGGAAGCTCAAAGAGGAATATGGGGTCGAGCCATGGACATTTTTGCAAAACCTTGGTGAAGCTGTGTTTATTCCTGCTGGTTGTCCACATCAAGTTCGGAACTTGAAGTCCTGCATCAAGGTTGCAATGGATTTTGTGTCACCAGAAAACGTTCCAGAGTGTGTGCGCTTGACTGAAGAGTTCCGAGTTCTCCCCCCTAATCACAGGGCAAAAGAGGATAAATTAGAGGTAAAGAAGATGACTCTTTATGCTGTGAAGAAAGCTCTTGAGGACTTGGAGTCCAAACACTTGTTATGA